The uncultured Campylobacter sp. genome contains a region encoding:
- a CDS encoding thioester dehydrase — protein MSLGDYLPHGTAIIFIDEVLKFEDGRIKTKSVIKEDNKFLTDGKFAMHKTVEMMAQSLGIYDSKMRELKGMKFGLGFLLGSRKFEIFKPFLKIGDEVVIEAACSIQDASGFGVYDCELYVNGELGARATLNVLSPDEEYVKRILDE, from the coding sequence ATGAGCCTTGGAGATTATCTCCCGCACGGCACGGCGATCATTTTTATCGACGAGGTGCTTAAATTTGAAGATGGGCGCATAAAAACCAAAAGCGTGATAAAAGAGGATAATAAATTCTTAACGGACGGCAAATTTGCCATGCACAAAACCGTCGAGATGATGGCTCAGTCGCTGGGTATCTACGACTCGAAGATGCGCGAGTTAAAGGGGATGAAATTCGGACTGGGCTTTTTGCTGGGCAGTAGAAAATTTGAGATATTTAAGCCGTTTTTAAAGATCGGAGACGAAGTCGTCATCGAAGCCGCCTGCTCGATACAAGACGCAAGCGGTTTTGGCGTTTATGACTGCGAGCTTTACGTAAACGGCGAGCTTGGAGCGCGCGCGACGCTAAACGTGCTCAGCCCGGACGAGGAATACGTAAAAAGGATACTAGATGAGTAA